From the genome of Anopheles moucheti chromosome 3, idAnoMoucSN_F20_07, whole genome shotgun sequence, one region includes:
- the LOC128305755 gene encoding protein mothers against dpp, with amino-acid sequence MDTDDVESSSSSTMSSLNSLFSFTSPAVKKLLGWKQGDEEEKWAEKAVDSLVKKLKKRKGAIEELERALSCPGQPSKCVTIPRSLDGRLQVSHRKGLPHVIYCRVWRWPDLQSHHELKPLETCQYPFSAKQKEVCINPYHYKRVESPVLPPVLVPRHSEFAPGHSLLPFHQMNEPNMPHNVNYSNTGFNNSHMGGGGAGGGGGGGGNGGGGGGGGGGGPNSPISSHMGPNSPMSSVSSPGPISSNPQSPYGALPETPPPAYSPPEEGNTVSGGQDGNQMDTNQMHGEVAPVSYQEPPYWASIAYYELNCRVGEVFHCTNTSIIVDGFTNPSNNSDRFCLGQLSNVNRNSTIENTRRHIGKGVHLYYVGGEVYAECLSDSAIFVQSRNCNHHHGFHPSTVCKIPPGCSLKIFNNQEFAQLLSQSVNHGFEAVYELTKMCTIRMSFVKGWGAEYHRQDVTSTPCWIEIHLHGPLQWLDKVLMQMGSPHNAISSVS; translated from the exons ATGGACACCGACGATGTGGAATCCTCGAGCAGTAGCACAATGTCGAGCCTAAACAGTCTGTTTTCCTTCACTAGCCCTGCGGTGAAAAAACTGCTCGGTTGGAAGCAGGGCGATGAGGAGGAAAAATGGGCCGAAAAGGCAGTGGACAGTTTGGTAAAAAAGCTCAAGAAACGAAAAGGCGCCATTGAGGAGCTCGAACGTGCCCTATCCTGCCCGGGACAACCGTCCAAGTGTGTTACTATACCGCGGTCACTGGATGGACGACTTCAG GTTTCACATCGAAAAGGGTTGCCGCACGTGATCTATTGCCGGGTATGGCGTTGGCCCGACCTACAGAGCCATCACGAGCTCAAACCATTAGAAACATGTCAGTATCCATTCAGCGCGAAGCAGAAAGAAGTTTGCATAAATCCGTATCACTACAAGCGCGTTGAGAGCCCTGTACTGCCGCCTGTATTGGTGCCGCGCCATTCTGAGTTCGCGCCGGGCCATTCGCTTCTGCCATTCCACCAGATGAACGAGCCAAATATGCCGCACAATGTGAATTACTCGAATACGGGCTTCAACAACTCGCATATGGGCGGTGGAGGCGCAggcggtggtggaggaggtggaggaaacggcggtggtggtggcggcggtggagGGGGCGGTCCTAATTCTCCTATTTCCTCGCACATGGGTCCGAACAGTCCGATGTCGTCCGTATCGAGCCCGGGACCTATCAGTTCCAACCCACAGAGCCCGTACGGTGCACTACCGGAGACGCCACCACCAGCCTACAGTCCACCGGAGGAGGGAAACACGGTTAGCGGCGGTCAGGATGGTAACCAGATGGACACGAATCAAATGCATGGCGAGGTTGCACCGGTGAGCTATCAGGAGCCACCGTACTGGGCTAGCATAGCGTACTACGAGCTGAATTGCCGTGTTGGCGAAGTATTCCACTGCACCAATACTTCCATCATAGTGGACGGGTTTACCAATCCGTCCAATAATTCGGACCGCTTCTGCCTCGGACAGTTGAGTAATGTGAATCGTAACAGTACGATCGAAAACACAAGGCGCCACATCGGTAAGGGTGTGCATCTGTATTACGTTGGTGGTGAGGTGTATGCGGAGTGTCTCTCCGATTCGGCCATCTTTGTACAAAGCCGTAACTGCAACCATCATCATGGGTTCCATCCGAGCACGGTATGCAAAATTCCGCCCGGCTGTTCTCTAAAGATTTTCAACAATCAGGAGTTCGCACAGTTGCTGTCACAGTCCGTCAATCACGGCTTCGAAGCGGTGTACGAGTTGACTAAGATGTGCACGATACGCATGAGCTTCGTCAAGGGTTGGGGAGCGGAGTATCACCGACAGGATGTCACCTCAACGCCGTGCTGGATCGAAATTCACCTGCATGGGCCCCTGCAGTGGCTCGATAAAGTGTTGATGCAAATGGGTTCACCGCACAACGCGATCAGCTCGGTGTCGTAA